Proteins found in one Planococcus citri chromosome 2, ihPlaCitr1.1, whole genome shotgun sequence genomic segment:
- the LOC135836985 gene encoding uncharacterized protein LOC135836985 — protein MANYRSFYSILAGLAILVVFASSAPAAPSTSASKTLVENFEHATQLLCDYKTTLESRLEAKAQRKVPGISASKSDSNTTDLLRHEFSKLQKQFIALSKCGLLDEAAIIKLNNTFNEFNKFVDEKSEDDLKKAVKVKELEEKFLALQKISKTILAVLNSIVRNDIVRNVQSRRFSDAEQQLQYFDDYKYLASQVYNESIDNFDLLLNFGSAVKDHKHRFNVYNALYNEMKSNGHKDISKLLQLSESLQKGISRLSNVDIIVEMQSLSLISTLWDENQDAAIEPIANAFLNDSSWEMVKQLTNGINGSSVKYVDKVYTKVIEKIFGKMDTVEILRKAEANLKCLDECVSIHRAVFNKLQSNGDLFGNSTISLTRYIKATMDDADYKNSHPDMQTRHKQIKDKLPKSVRNAVFSSLVCVKNTKYNEFFYASGLLNETNSNGLHNVSTLINGDGGSLANFKWKVSFLGSNTNFNLTNEALNEYLYSSDNFEGYRRKVFTKKLSSDTATGVNGSWRFEVNGDGVFIINVDRNEYLFADEKRKAMSQREVFTSTKVTSGAVPADSGWDIVDCTDSNQTPFKA, from the coding sequence ATGGCAAACTACCGGTCCTTTTACAGTATCCTTGCAGGACTAGCAATCCTTGTCGTTTTCGCATCATCAGCTCCTGCCGCTCCTTCCACCAGTGCGAGTAAGACACTCGTCGAAAACTTCGAACATGCTACACAACTCCTATGTGACTACAAAACTACGCTAGAAAGTCGTCTGGAAGCCAAGGCCCAACGTAAGGTACCCGGAATATCTGCATCCAAATCTGATTCCAATACAACCGACCTGCTTCGTCATGAATTCTCTAAATTACAAAAACAGTTTATCGCTTTAAGTAAATGCGGTTTGCTTGATGAAGCAGCAATCATCAAGCTAAATAATACCTTCAATGAATTCAATAAATTCGTTGATGAAAAATCCGAAGATGACCTAAAGAAAGCTGTCAAAGTGAAGGAATTGGAGGAAAAATTCTTAGCATTGCAGAAAATATCGAAGACTATATTAGCAGTCTTGAATTCAATTGTTCGTAATGATATTGTAAGAAATGTTCAATCTCGTCGGTTTTCGGATGCTGAACAACAATTACAGTATTTCGATGATTATAAATATCTAGCCAGCCAAGTTTACAACGAATCAATTGATAATTTCGATTTGCTGCTAAATTTTGGAAGCGCTGTCAAGGATCATAAACACAGATTCAACGTGTACAATGCCTTGTATAACGAGATGAAATCCAATGGTCATAAAGATATTTCGAAGCTTCTTCAGTTAAGCGAATCATTGCAGAAAGGAATTTCAAGATTATCGAATGTCGATATCATAGTTGAAATGCAATCACTTTCACTCATCAGTACCTTATGGGATGAAAACCAAGATGCGGCCATCGAACCCATTGCTAATGCCTTCCTAAACGACAGCTCTTGGGAAATGGTTAAACAGCTCACTAATGGTATCAACGGTAGTTCTGTGAAATATGTTGACAAAGTTTACACCAAAGTTATCGAAAAAATCTTTGGCAAGATGGACACGGTGGAAATATTGAGAAAAGCCGAGGCAAATTTGAAATGCTTGGACGAATGCGTATCGATTCACCGAGcagtttttaataaattacaaagTAATGGAGATTTATTCGGAAATTCCACCATATCTTTAACGCGTTACATAAAAGCAACCATGGATGATGCGGACTACAAAAATTCTCACCCGGATATGCAAACTCGTCACAAACAAATCAAAGACAAGCTACCCAAGTCTGTGAGAAACGCTGTATTTTCGTCATTGGTATGCGTTAAAAATACCAAGTATAATGAGTTCTTTTATGCATCTGGTTTATTGAATGAAACAAACTCTAATGGTTTACATAATGTTTCCACTTTGATAAATGGCGATGGAGGTAGCCTGGCCAATTTTAAATGGAAAGTGTCCTTTTTGGGTAGCAAtacgaatttcaatttgaccAACGAAGCACTGAATGAATACTTATACTCGTCGGACAATTTTGAGGGTTATAGACGAAAAGTTTTTACTAAGAAGTTATCGTCTGATACGGCCACCGGTGTAAATGGTTCCTGGAGATTTGAAGTGAATGGAGATGGAGTTTTTATCATAAATGTTGATAGAAATGAGTACCTGTTTGCTGACGAGAAGAGAAAAGCCATGTCTCAACGTGAGGTATTTACGTCGACCAAGGTCACTTCTGGAGCAGTTCCAGCTGATAGTGGGTGGGATATCGTTGATTGCACTGATTCTAACCAAACTCCTTTCAAAGCTTAA
- the LOC135836986 gene encoding venom protease-like isoform X1: MVLSKNQMFYLFYFFSSVILFSVATTTTNKKEFRRDVVFPSPRTYSGSKAQRMCNGYITQACNGVLSRVRIGRSIRKLTERKSLFSGNSTGIENNHFHITVVGGRASKPKEYPHMALIGYGAISAIQWLCGGSLISENFVLTAAHCVQSTAGNPNWVRLGELDLAVSNDNARPVNYPVSQSIVHPGYHPPATYNDIALLKFRGLTAFNSYIRPICLNIFQNIPNQKVTAAGWGSTGYGEKGSSGLLSVELDMQRSELCNSLYTGQRLPHGFNDSTMLCVGYAPGGKDTCQGDSGGPLQTSNFNAGCSSVPIYKQIGIVSFGDNCALPNTPGVYTKVSYFIPWIESIVWN; the protein is encoded by the exons atggttctttcaaaaaaccaaatgttttatttgttttatttcttttcgagtgtaattttattttctgtagCAACGACAACTACCAATAAGA AAGAATTCCGACGTGATGTTGTATTCCCTTCTCCTCGTACTTACAGTGGATCGAAAGCTCAACGCA tGTGTAATGGATACATTACTCAAGCATGTAACGGAGTCTTATCACGAGTTCGAATAGGAAGAAGCATCCGTAAGCTAACCGAACGCAAATCGTTATTTTCAGGAAACTCCACCGGCATAGAGAATAATCACTTTCATATTACTGTTGTGGGAGGCAGAGCATCAAAACCCAAAGAATATCCTCACATG GCACTGATTGGATATGGTGCAATTTCGGCAATCCAGTGGCTCTGCGGAGGTTCCTTGATAAGTGAGAATTTTGTCTTAACTGCCGCACATTGCGTTCAATCAACCGC AGGTAATCCTAACTGGGTACGTTTGGGCGAATTGGATTTGGCTGTCAGTAATGATAACGCTAGACCAGTTAATTACCCAGTTAGTCAAAGTATCGTCCATCCGGGTTATCATCCTCCTGCAACGTATAATGATATAGCCTTGTTGAAATTCCGAGGTCTGACTGCATTCAACAGCTACATTAGGCCAATATGTTTgaatatatttcaaaatattccgaATCAGAAAGTCACTGCTGCTGGATGGGGATCTACAGGATACG GTGAAAAAGGTAGCTCAGGATTACTGAGTGTTGAATTGGACATGCAGAGGAGTGAATTATGCAATTCTTTGTACACTGGGCAACGATTACCACATGGGTTCAACGACAGCACAATGCTGTGCGTTGGATATGCTCCTGGAGGAAAAGACACGTGTCAA GGAGATTCCGGAGGTCCTTTGCAAACTTCAAACTTCAACGCTGGATGCTCGagtgtacctatttataaacAAATCGGGATCGTGTCATTTGGAGATAACTGCGCTCTTCCTAATACCCCAGGAGTGTACACCAAAGTATCATATTTTATTCCATGGATTGAAAGTATAGTGTGGAATTGA
- the LOC135836986 gene encoding venom protease-like isoform X2 — protein sequence MVLSKNQMFYLFYFFSSVILFSVATTTTNKKFRRDVVFPSPRTYSGSKAQRMCNGYITQACNGVLSRVRIGRSIRKLTERKSLFSGNSTGIENNHFHITVVGGRASKPKEYPHMALIGYGAISAIQWLCGGSLISENFVLTAAHCVQSTAGNPNWVRLGELDLAVSNDNARPVNYPVSQSIVHPGYHPPATYNDIALLKFRGLTAFNSYIRPICLNIFQNIPNQKVTAAGWGSTGYGEKGSSGLLSVELDMQRSELCNSLYTGQRLPHGFNDSTMLCVGYAPGGKDTCQGDSGGPLQTSNFNAGCSSVPIYKQIGIVSFGDNCALPNTPGVYTKVSYFIPWIESIVWN from the exons atggttctttcaaaaaaccaaatgttttatttgttttatttcttttcgagtgtaattttattttctgtagCAACGACAACTACCAATAAGA AATTCCGACGTGATGTTGTATTCCCTTCTCCTCGTACTTACAGTGGATCGAAAGCTCAACGCA tGTGTAATGGATACATTACTCAAGCATGTAACGGAGTCTTATCACGAGTTCGAATAGGAAGAAGCATCCGTAAGCTAACCGAACGCAAATCGTTATTTTCAGGAAACTCCACCGGCATAGAGAATAATCACTTTCATATTACTGTTGTGGGAGGCAGAGCATCAAAACCCAAAGAATATCCTCACATG GCACTGATTGGATATGGTGCAATTTCGGCAATCCAGTGGCTCTGCGGAGGTTCCTTGATAAGTGAGAATTTTGTCTTAACTGCCGCACATTGCGTTCAATCAACCGC AGGTAATCCTAACTGGGTACGTTTGGGCGAATTGGATTTGGCTGTCAGTAATGATAACGCTAGACCAGTTAATTACCCAGTTAGTCAAAGTATCGTCCATCCGGGTTATCATCCTCCTGCAACGTATAATGATATAGCCTTGTTGAAATTCCGAGGTCTGACTGCATTCAACAGCTACATTAGGCCAATATGTTTgaatatatttcaaaatattccgaATCAGAAAGTCACTGCTGCTGGATGGGGATCTACAGGATACG GTGAAAAAGGTAGCTCAGGATTACTGAGTGTTGAATTGGACATGCAGAGGAGTGAATTATGCAATTCTTTGTACACTGGGCAACGATTACCACATGGGTTCAACGACAGCACAATGCTGTGCGTTGGATATGCTCCTGGAGGAAAAGACACGTGTCAA GGAGATTCCGGAGGTCCTTTGCAAACTTCAAACTTCAACGCTGGATGCTCGagtgtacctatttataaacAAATCGGGATCGTGTCATTTGGAGATAACTGCGCTCTTCCTAATACCCCAGGAGTGTACACCAAAGTATCATATTTTATTCCATGGATTGAAAGTATAGTGTGGAATTGA